The following proteins are co-located in the Pseudomonas antarctica genome:
- a CDS encoding GyrI-like domain-containing protein, with amino-acid sequence MQAIKEQVVAAIRVSGLQVRTRNADEMQPASAKIGPMWQRFFEEGLYQAIPGKHPDSPVYGVYSGYESDASGFFDVTAGVASVAPAQGFESLVIEPGRYLVFEARGPMPDAIIATWQQVWAYFAKPGVESRAFVTDFEVYQADEEARIYIGIR; translated from the coding sequence TTGCAAGCAATCAAGGAACAGGTCGTGGCGGCAATCAGGGTGTCGGGCTTGCAAGTGCGGACCCGAAATGCCGATGAAATGCAGCCCGCGAGCGCGAAAATCGGCCCAATGTGGCAACGGTTTTTTGAGGAGGGGCTGTACCAGGCAATCCCGGGCAAGCACCCCGACTCGCCGGTGTACGGGGTGTACAGCGGCTATGAATCGGATGCGAGTGGTTTTTTTGATGTGACGGCGGGTGTTGCCTCCGTTGCACCGGCGCAAGGCTTTGAAAGCCTGGTGATCGAGCCGGGCCGTTATTTGGTGTTTGAGGCGCGCGGGCCAATGCCGGATGCAATCATTGCTACCTGGCAACAGGTCTGGGCTTATTTCGCAAAGCCGGGTGTCGAGTCGCGGGCGTTTGTCACCGACTTCGAGGTCTATCAGGCAGACGAAGAGGCACGGATTTATATCGGTATCCGCTAG